The following nucleotide sequence is from Leptolyngbya sp. SIO1E4.
CTCTGGCTAAGCTAGGGGCAACTATTCTGGTCATTTTCTACGTCATCGTATTAATGGCAGAATTTATCGCCCCTTACGATGCCTATATCCCTGCACCCAGTGCCTCTTTACTCCCGCCTACACACGTTTACTGGCGGAATCAGGTAACCGGGCAATGGCTGGGGCCCCATGTGTATCCCACAACCCAGGGGCCGGTGTCTTTAGAGACGGGGGACCGAGAGGTCTTCATGGATTTTGAGCAGCCTTCACCCATTCGGCTGTTTGTCAAAGGAGACCCCTATCGGTGGTTGCAGCTGAAGCTGCCGTTGCCTACGCGCTTTTCGCTATCGGCACAAAGATTTGAAGAGGTTGAGCTATTCCCTGGTTTTTCAGGCGATCGCCATTTATTTGGCACCGCTGGCCCTGGACGATGGAATATCTTGGGCACTGATGAGCAAGCCCGCGATCAGCTCAGCCGTCTGATGTATGGAGGCCGGGTCAGCCTCAGTATTGGCCTGGTGGGGATTATTTTGTCCTTTCCCCTCGGCATGTTTATAGGCGGGTTGGCAGGCTACTTTGGCGGATGGATAGACGCCGTGCTGATGCGGCTGGTCGAGGTGATCATGACCATCCCCGACATTTATTTACTGGTTGCCTTAGCCGCGGTATTACCGGCTACCCTCTCTAGTGCCCAGCGCTTTCTGCTGATCGTGATGATTACGTCCTTTGTGCGGTGGACGGGTTTGGCTCGGGTGGTGCGGGGGCAGGTGTTGTCGTTGAAGTCCCAGACCTATGTGGATGCCTCCAAAGCTATGGGCGGGCAACCTTTTTACATTATTTTGCGCCATGTGTTGCCTCAAACAGCCACCTATGTGATTATTTCGGCGACCTTAGCGATTCCTGGGTTCATTGTGGCAGAGGCAATCCTGAGTTTGATTGGGCTTGGTATTCAGCAGCCCGATCCGTCCTGGGGTAATATGCTGTCTCTGGCCACGAATGCCTCAATTTTGGTGCTGCATCCCTGGTTAATCTGGCCCCCAGCCCTGCTCATTGTGTTAACGGTTTTATCCTTCAACTTGCTGGGAGATGGCCTCCGCGATGCCCTCGACCCGAGGAGTTTGAGAACCTATGATTAGAGCCTATCTGCGAGGTCTGCTCACCCTCTTCGTGGCTTTAGGCATGATGATCGGGCTAGTGAGCTGCAATGGGGTGAATGCAGCCCCACCTCAAGCGGTTGTTACCCAAGCGGTGATGGCACAAGCGCAAGATAATCAGCAAACCCTTTGGCAGCAGCTCTCTCTGCAGGCAGAGGCAACTCCGTCGTTATCGGTCAGCAGGGTCAAGATTCGGCAGACCCGCCCAGTGCAGGTGGCCTCTACCCTGGCCTATGAGGTGACTGGCACCTATCAATACAAGCTGCGTTATCCTAACCGTCGCAAAATTGAGCAGTCACAGGTGCCGTTTACGGTGGTTTTGCAAGCGATTCCAGAAACAGAAGATTGGCAGCTCTTACGAACGGCGAAGGGGGTTGCAGGCGATCGCCCCTGGTCGTGGCAGCCGTTGCAGGGCGATCGCGCTTAGCTCCTCAGTTACCAGCAAACCCGCGGTAAAAAATTAAAAGAACCGTTAGAACTTGGGGATTTCAGATATTCCACCAGCATTATTAGCAGTATGTCTTGCTGTAAAGACTGCGTCGTTCCCGAGTTCTTTAACCGTTATGCATAATCCCGCGATCGTTGATGATCCCAAACAGTGTTTGGAGACCCGCTGCCCTATTCAGTTTGTGCTGGAAATTGTGGGCAGCAAGTGGGCCATCTTAATTCTGCGAGAGTTATTTTCGGGGAGTCGACGCACCCATGAGTTTTTAGAGGCATTGCCTGGCATCAGCACCAAAACCTTAACCGCCCGCCTGCGTGAGTTAGAAAGTTACGGCCTGGTGACGCGCAAGGTCTATGCCGAAGTGCCCCCGCGTGTGGAGTACTCTCTGACGGAGAAGGGGTTAGAGATTCAGCCGGTGATGATGGCGCTGAAAGGGTTGGGTGAGCGATGGCTGCAGCAGGCGTCTTGTGATTGCCCGATGGATCCGAACGCTCTCTTTGGGGCAGAGTCGCTATCGGCGTAGGGGGTTGGCCTCTTTGCAACCCAGCCCTAAACTCGCCGCGCTGCCTGCTGCACCTCACCCCCTATCCCATACAGTTCTGCTTTACCATCCTTCAAGGCTCTGGCTTCAATAGCTGCTTTATTGCACCTGAAGTTCTGGTTAGGACAGTCAAATCTCCTGAAATCCTTATGCAGCAAGGTTTTGACTTCTGCCTTCTGATTTCTGACTTTTGCTATATCAGCCTTGTTCGATGAGTTCAGTTTCAGAATTTTGAGCAAACTTGAACCACGAACATGAGGAGTTTCAGTCGCCACTATTCGCCGTAGCAACCATCATGGCCACTGGCAGCAAACCTCTCTCATAGCCTCGACCAATCGCTGTAGAGACCTCTTATCGCCTCCAGATAGAGACAGAATGGCTGGAGCAAGTTTGGGGATATCGGACAAAAAAGTCTTGCGCGGCTGATGGGCAAGGCTGTGCAAGACCTCTTGCCATAAAGCAGAATCAGTTTCAAGTGTTTTCAGCTTAGGCAGCAACCTACTCAGGGCCTTGGCCCGCTCAGACTCGTTCTGAATCGAGCGGGCTACTGCCAGCGCCTCACTCATCAGCTCAGGGGGCAAATATTTGGTTACATTCATCAGGGTCTTGGTCCGCTCAGACTCATTCTGAATCGAGCGCGCCACTGTCAGCGCCTCACTCATCAGCTCCGGCATAGACTCGGCTAAACGCCCCAGGGTATCGGCCCGGACAGACTTATCCTGAATCGAGCGTGCCACTGCCAGCACTTCGCTCATCAGCTCCGGGGGCAAATACTTGGCTAAACTCATCAGGGTCTTGGCTCGGGAATACGCAGACTTAATGGAGCAAACCACTGCCAACGCCTCACCCATCAGCTCCGGGGGTACAACCCGAGTCAAATCCATCAGGACCTCAACTCGCTCAGACTCATCCTGAATCAAGCGAACCCCCGCCAGTGCTTCGCTCATAGCCTCCGGCGTGTACTCGGCTAAACGCCTCAGGACATAGATCCGAGAAGACTCATCCTGAATGGAACGAACCACCCCCAGGGCCTCGCTCACGACCTCTGGCACATACTTGGCTAAACTCATCAGAGCATAGGCCCGGTCAGACTCACGCTGAATCGAGCGGGCCACTGCCAGCGCCTCACTCATCAGCTCTGGGGGCACAGACTTGGCTACACGTCCCAGGGCCTCGGCCCGCTCATACTCACGCTGAATCGAGCGGACCACTGCCAGCGCCTCACTCATCAGCTCTGGAGGCACATGCTCGGCGATACTCCACAGAGCCTCGGCCCGCTTAGATTCATCCTGAATCGAGCGGACCACTGACAGCGCCTCTGGGGGGCTAGACCCGACTAACCTCACCAGGGCCCTGACCCGCTCATACTCAGACTGAATGGGGCGGGCCAAGGTCAGTGCCTCACTCATCAGCTCCGGGGGTACAGACTCGGCTAAACTCTTCAGGGCCTCGCCCCGGTAATACTCATGCTGAATCGAGCGGACCACTGACAGCGCCTCGCTTATCAGTTCCGGGGGTACATATTGGGCTACACTCTTCAGGGCCTCAGCCCGCTCAGATTCATTCTGAATGGAGCGAACCACTGCCAGCGCCTCACCCATCAGCTCCGGGGGCACAGACCCGACTAACCTCACCAGGGTCCTGGCCCGGTCATCTTCATTCTGAATGGAGCGGGCCAAGGTCAGTGCCTCACTCATCAACTTCGGGGGCACAGACTCGGCTACACTCTTCAGGGCCTCGGCTCGCTCAGATTCATCCTGAATGGAGCGGACCAAGGTCAGTGCCTCACTCATCAGCTCCGGGGGTACATATTGGGCTACACTCTTCAGGGCCTCGGCCCGCCTATACTCATACTGAATGGAGCGGACCACTGCCAGCGCCTCACTCATCAGCTCCGGGGGTACATATTGGGCTACACTCTTCAGGGCCTCAGCCCGCTCAGATTCATTCTGAATGGAGCGAACCACTGCCAGCGCCTCGCTCATCAGCTCTGGAGGCGCATACTTGGCCATACTCCTCAGAGCATTGGCCCGCTCAAACCCATCCTGAATGAAGCGGGCCAAGGTTAGCGCCTCGCCCATCAGCTCCCGGGGCATAGACTTGACTAGACACTTCAGGATCTTGACCTGGTCAGACTTATTCTGAATGGAACGAACCACCCCCAGCGCCTCGCTCATCAGTTCCGGGGGCACAGACTTGGCTAAACTCATCAGGGCCTCAACCTGCCGATATTCATGGTGAACGAAACGATAATGTTCATCGTGAATGGAACGAGCCACCCCCAGCGCCTCGCCTATAACCTCCGGGACAGACTTGGCTAAACTCATCAGGGCATTGACCCGGTCAGGCTTAAATTGAATGGAGCGGGCCAGCGCCAGCGCCTCACTCATCAGCTCTGGGGGCAAATGCTCAGCTAAACTCTCCAGGGCATTGACCTGGGAAGATTCAGACCGAATCGAGCGGACCAATGGCAGCGCCTCATCTACAACCTCCGGTACATACTCGACTAAACTCATCAGGGCGTCGACCTGGGAATATTCAGACCGAATCTTGCGGGCTACCCCCAACGCCTCGCTTACGACCTCCGGGACATATTCGACTAAACTCATCAGGGCATGAACCCGGTCAGACTCAGACTGAATCGAGCGCGCCACCGCCAGCGTCTCACTCACGACCTCCGGGACATATCCGGCTAAACTCATCAGGGCATTGACCTGGGAAGATTTATTCTGAATGGAGCGGGCCACCGCCAGCGCTTCACCCACCAGACCTGGGGGAATATACTCGGCCAAGCTCATCAGGACCTTAGCCCGCTCATACTCAGACTGAATCGAGCGCGCCACCGCCAGCGCCTCGCTCATCAGCTCTGGAGGCACATGCTCGGCTAAACTTACCAGGGCGGTGGCCCGCTCATACTCAGACTGAATCAAGCGCGCCACCGCCAGCGCCTCGCCCACGGTCTCTGGAACAAACTTGGCTATGTCCATTAGGGCATAGGCTCGGTCAGACTCATCCTGAATCGAGCAGGTCACCGCCAGGGCCTCGCTCATGACCTCCGGCACAGACTCGGCCAAACTTCTGAGGGCATAGGCTCGGGAATAGTCATCCTGAATCGAGCGCGCCACCGCCAGGGCCTTGCTTAATAAGCTTCTAGGGAGATGAGGTGCGAGACTTCTGAGACCATTCGCTCGCTGGTCTGGCTTCTGAATTTGCCTCACATAGGCTAACCCCTGAACCGGTTGCCAAAGTCCCTTTTCGACCAAAGCAGTTATCAATTGGGAGGGAATAGTCTGGGCCAGGCTACTGAGCGTCGTGGTGATGAGGGCGTAGCGGCACTGCAGCGCTATCGACTCACCTGGATTATGCTCATAAAGCCCCTCTGCTGCCTGCCAGGCTCGGGCCACATCCGTCACAAAGTTGGTTGGTTGACCCAGGCGATCGCAGGCATCAAACCACCCATTACGCCCCTCTGGGGTAGATTCCTTAAGGAGCTGATGCAAAAGTTCTGGCTGCTGAGCCTGCTCAAAGTGCCATGCTAAATGCTGGTGAATGTACCCATCATCGGGAAGGGTATGCCAAAGGCCAGCCTGAGTTTGACGCTGGTAGCGCTCCAGGAACTGACGATGGGCCGCTTCAACCGTGAGTCCAAACCCTGGCAACTCACCCAAATACTGCTCATGGGTCAGCAAGGTCTTGGCCAAATCATGCACCAGGTCATGGATGCGATAGGTTGCTTTTTCACCCGGTTCTTGCACTTGGGGCAGCAGCAGGGCTCGGTTTCTAAACTCCCTGAGAATCTTCCCCGCTTGGAATGCGTTCACATTCCACAGGGTCGCTGCCATCTGCTGGGTTAGGGTCACATCCTCCGGCACAATCCCCAACCAGGCAAATTGCGCTAACTGTAGGGGGGACAATAGCTTCAGCGTTAGTTTGAAAGAGGCTAACAGACCGCGCTGTTTGCGAATCGCTTCGTCACCGATCGCATCGACATCACTCTCGAGATCTAGCGCTGCCATTTCTGTTGGTAAGGCCTCTAGCAGTTCTGCCCAGGTGATGCCATCTTTAATTTGGGCAGCGGCCAATTCTAGTGCCAGGGGCAGATAGCCTACTTCCTGAGCAAAGGCTTCTGCCTGAACCTGGTCTGTTTCAGAAAGGGCATCAGGCAGGTATTGGGTCAGCAACTCTAACGACTGCTGCGGGGTCATCGCATCCAGGTCATAGCGCGTCGCCCCAACAATTTTTGTTTGTCGCGTGGTGACCAATACACCGCATCCGGCTCCCCCGATGCGAAACGGTTTGACATGCTCTGGATTCCAGACATCATCGACGACGAGCAGGGCTTGCTTGTCAGCCAACAACGTACGCAGATGCAAGGAAGCCGCCGCTAGGGTGGTGGGGTTGTAATCATAGTCGCCCAACTCTCGAATCCATTGGTTCACCATCGAGAGCAGGTCAGGTTGTTGGCCCAAGGTGACCCAGAGAATGCCATCGGGGAAGCGCTTTTGAATGTCGCTTTCTTGCACCAGGGCAGCCGCTAGCACAGATTTGCCAATGCCACCCATGCCATAGATAGCACCGATGACTAATGTGTCAGGTTGAGTCTCCTTAAGGAAATGAGCCTTAACGACTTCCAGGTGCTCAGGGCGGTTCACATAATGTTTGGGCAAAGGCGGAGCTAGAAACGGGGCTCCAGGCTTCAAATCGTGGAGCGGCGGAAGGGTTGAAAATTCAGAAAAAATATCTGCAGTCGGTTGTGCAAAGTCTTCTAGCAACGGCAGGAATTCTTCTAAGCCACAGCCAGCTGGCCCCTCTACCCAGGCCATTAATGCCGCCGCCCGATCGCCTTGAACCGCCAAATGAGAGGGGATAAGCTGCCCCGGCGCATTGAGGCTAACGATTAATCGCTCAAAGTCTGGCATCGGCAAAGCATTGAGCGATTGGATCAACGCTAACCTGTCCTGAGGCGTCAAAGAATTGGACATCTGAGTAAGATACGGCCACAACAGAATCTGCAAAAGGCACCCGTAAAATCAGCAGTGTATGACTGCCCTTTGCATAAGTTATTCCCTGAATACCTTCAACTGTTGCAGGTACTTGAAAGCGGTCATTAAAATGCCAGGAGGCGGACTTGAACCGCCGACACGAGGATTTTCAGTGTTTTCCAGACACGCCTCCGGTTGAACTGACTGAGGCGGTGAGGACTCTACCAGAAGATTGGCAAGCAATTTCTCAGCATATGCATGTTTTAGAAGGTACCTGGGAACTCCGCAGTCTTCGTCCCCAAGAGCAAATGAAGTTTCGGTGGGTAGAGCCTGAACTCGATTTCGGATAAAGCAGAAACGCTTGCGTTGTTCAAAATAGGACAATGCTTTTGGTCAAGCATTAAAATGGCTCACTGTCGGTGATTGAGCCATTTGAAATAGGCAGGCTATATCATTTCTTCCTATGCTTCAACGTGGTCTTCCTGCGCTGCAGAGTGGGATAATCCCTCTGCAGCAACTTGTGTATCAGCCTGAGATAACGACGCTTCTTGTGCTTGTTCTTCAGAGTGGGATAGGGCCTCTGTTTCTGGCAAATCAGAGTGGGATAGGGCCTCTGTTTCTGGCAAAAACGACGCTTCTTGTGCTTGTTCTTCAGAGTGGGATAATGCCTCTGTTTCTGGCAAAGAAGGTTCAACATCCTGAGCCGACGGGGCAGGCGTTTCTGTATCGGCCAAAGGCTCGCTGTGTGACATTTGTTTGATAAAAGCCAGGTCTTCAACCAGCTCTGCTGCATCGAGCTGGAGAGCAGTCGCAGGAGCTTGATGCTGTCCCGCTCCTGGAGCAGTTTTAGCGGCTAATTGGTGTGTTTCTTCCCGATCTAACTGGCGCTCAATTTCATCAAAGCGTTGCTCCAGAGCCACGGTTCCCAGGTCAAACGATGTGGCTTGGGAGAGGCTGCTGCCCATGCGATCGAAAATGCTATGGGCATTGTTGCCAACGGCGGCACTCTGATTGGGGAGTTCTCTAGCTTGACTTTTCTCCTGGCTCAGGCGATCGAAAATATCATGGGAGGGATGAGCATTGGGGGCAGGCTCCGGAACTGAGGGTGGAGTTTGGGCCGAAGTGGGTGCTACTTGAGACTTCGAGGCATCGTAGGTTTTTGCACCGCTCAAAATGGATTGCAAGTCAGCGGCAAACTCCTGGTCATCAAGCGACAGTTCGCTGGCAACTTCCAATCCAGTTGAAGGCTGAGCAGATTTCAGCGGTTCACCCGTTGCTTCTGGGGAAACTACTGCAGCCTGAATTGCTTCATCGCTGTAGGGTGTGTCTGCTGGCATAGCAGCGGGTTGTTCGTCCCACTCAAACGCCGCGGCGGCTTCTTCCTCTTCCTCTTCCTCTGCGTACTCGAATCCTTCTACGGTGTAATCGAGGTCATCGTTTTCTAAGTCTGCAACCCAGTCGTCGTCGTCATTAATCTGAGAAAAGGCAACAGCGTCCTCATCGTCTTCATCTGTTATGGCAAAAGCAGTGACGTCAATGGTTTGAGAATCAGTCTCCTCGTTAGGAGAACTGAGTGCGATCGCATCCCCTTGGTCAAAAAAACGTCCGCCCGATGAAGTTTGAAGTGGGGTAGACATTGCGTCTGCGCGATCTCGATAACTCAACTCAACTGCCTCACCAAAGTCAAACGCTCGACTGCCCTGCTGAGGCTGGGATGGATGCAGTCCGCGTACACGTTGGGAATGCTTATATTTTTTAGCTGGCAGATAGGTTTGGGCTAAGGCAAACAAGGAAGATTTTTGGCGGCGTTTAGGATACTGCATGATTACGTTCCAGCAGGGAGACTGATGCCAAGAGACAATTTCAAACAAATAACCGGACTCTACATTAGAGGGGGTCAGCCGTCAGGCATAACGTACCGCTGCTGCTAGGAACTATCCACTTGCGCTGTGAATTTTACTGCGTCAGGACTAAAACCCTGGCTCCGAACTGCCGGGGCTGCAATTGCTCCGGTTTCAGGGACAGCTGAGAAGGTGACATCGATCGCATTCTCTTTGTCTACGGATTGGGCTGTTGGAGGAGATTTGATTGCAGAAGGTACTGTCGTTGTTGCAGTTAAGACTTCAGGAATGATTGTTTCAGAGGTGCTAGCTTCAGGGTCGTAGCCATCA
It contains:
- a CDS encoding ABC transporter permease, which gives rise to MTWWQKLRKNSLAKLGATILVIFYVIVLMAEFIAPYDAYIPAPSASLLPPTHVYWRNQVTGQWLGPHVYPTTQGPVSLETGDREVFMDFEQPSPIRLFVKGDPYRWLQLKLPLPTRFSLSAQRFEEVELFPGFSGDRHLFGTAGPGRWNILGTDEQARDQLSRLMYGGRVSLSIGLVGIILSFPLGMFIGGLAGYFGGWIDAVLMRLVEVIMTIPDIYLLVALAAVLPATLSSAQRFLLIVMITSFVRWTGLARVVRGQVLSLKSQTYVDASKAMGGQPFYIILRHVLPQTATYVIISATLAIPGFIVAEAILSLIGLGIQQPDPSWGNMLSLATNASILVLHPWLIWPPALLIVLTVLSFNLLGDGLRDALDPRSLRTYD
- a CDS encoding helix-turn-helix transcriptional regulator, with translation MHNPAIVDDPKQCLETRCPIQFVLEIVGSKWAILILRELFSGSRRTHEFLEALPGISTKTLTARLRELESYGLVTRKVYAEVPPRVEYSLTEKGLEIQPVMMALKGLGERWLQQASCDCPMDPNALFGAESLSA